A part of Aegilops tauschii subsp. strangulata cultivar AL8/78 chromosome 2, Aet v6.0, whole genome shotgun sequence genomic DNA contains:
- the LOC109778273 gene encoding cysteine-tryptophan domain-containing zinc finger protein 7: MLSVRRRQEDAGGAAGMADHAELEEGEAYADDMPPFDDPDVSLAYIDEKLQNVLGHFQKDFEGGVSAENLGSKFGGYGSFLPTYQRSPLLPHTRTPPKVANASSRSPYHQSTEDVSQNPPAMAVPSVSQNNGSVAPFSGDSIKKERCESTASKRGSSTHDPSNGPSKSSDQNRFKVRIKVGSDNVLARNNAAIYSGLGLDISSPSSVEESPDGHGGLSPEFSNVQLESPRTILQIMTCFSVPGGYLLSPLHGSLLQLTKKVVPSLKKWETSLEIENAQEAYEGHVVKKMKSDGKKKKPTDMKRSNNRNDVSAFMKNEIDVETLAGQKIASEALSIPSSPRGMDANSNYQFEEEATGKSLERNKDDRLKEWAANSNSKTIKAETVKEATTDCLASGGFGSSELELSAAKKELKPVTEKTALTSEEMNTTSDTDFLLDRKHERKIKPESKSNPSVVNFEENAVIDEKAPAVCRSMEKVTSKEASLYDTNVKNNTKSEAKRIHREQKKNAPTSSDLLDVDKGARSSAGVKERKNDSHSKSSHSGKKPKAQPHRDVRDSLADGSHGSEEQDILENGVGLGELQPKEKYWIKRDSDMLGASKREISSSAKHDRHTASEEQKMHVPPSSVSTANAAPALQAPVVIEEHWVQCDICQKWRLLPYESDPDTLPKEWKCSMQLWLPGMNRCDVGEEETTNALNALYVIPPPANGIPSVGHPHAASSGPATANTFSINGHAEQSRKRKSFPGDGSALVDSSHPTQASAYSTITQPPPRVRSTADTNHYPSERDSVSKSVDVSTEKKKSKSKNRGSYSDGGDLVERSKKHSKGKGKREMDYGEYKASKKIKKEERHRSSRDRNPECDLASGDVSDEAKAFLAKAKSLGEKGDISSLKQKSVARSDRLEKSKRDKDDDIALPEDRNKEQYQTSDVQRSDVSSKKRIVKEWEESQHSSIAQVSRGTTVNHSSAAKETHKDQNLKETKSKPIKSEELYSMTDSKLGKGLHSNQISYYGGHVNNELVEDSTHFAGKRGPSEVLDKRSSEHALDLAGAASSDVPTTAIASSSSKASGSQKKKNNSQVAKTSPIESVSSSPPRNSNIDKFSQNRIVEKDGPMNANPGTMLSSVKYLNTEVDIVDNVRQAKKSKESLLASEPVLHGSSQGNSDKDDELVQLTQGHASERFSLRKGLDDDQQHASGRKDSTVNGSSTARGYNHLHSGDKNNLRTDGSLVQPRTAASGSKGDLIASESKKTAAPIQDRNGLTHCALDGNPKPEVPSGKDKSYPKSNKQDMEKPKAQIAPSPLKETHSTPVKSNASKLTPQSRRSSDENGGQQRVAKQGTSNPTDGKDGNSTAYALKEARDLKHKANRLKKEGKELESTRLYFEAALKFLHVASLLEPPGIDGLKQGDAAQSMYSDTAKLCNFVGHEYERCKKMAAAALAYKCVEVAYLKAAYYKYPIASKDRQVLQAVVQTTPGESPSSSASDIDNLNNNGLSKMAPSNKDANSPQVAGNHLLLAVRNQPHLTRLLAYTNDVNSAFEATRKSQMAIASAAGNHEKGVDGLSSVKTVLDFNFRSVNDLLRLVRISMESISC, encoded by the exons ATGCTGTCCGTGCGGAGGCGGCAGGAGGATGCTGGCGGCGCCGCCGGCATGGCGGACCACGCCGAGCTGGAGGAGGGGGAGGCCTACGCCGACGACATGCCCCCCTTCGACGACCCGGACGTCTCCCTCGCTTACATT GATGAAAAACTACAAAATGTACTAGGTCATtttcaaaaggactttgaagGAGGCGTTTCTGCAGAGAATCTAG GATCAAAATTTGGTGGATATGGCTCATTTTTGCCAACCTACCAGCGTTCCCCCCTTCTGCCCCACACTAGAACTCCACCTAAGGTGGCAAATGCTAGCTCAAGATCTCCTTATCACCAGTCTACTGAG GATGTGTCTCAGAACCCTCCGGCTATGGCCGTTCCATCTGTTTCCCAGAATAATGGTTCTGTGGCTCCTTTTTCTGGTGATTCAATTAAAAAGGAAAGATGCGAAAGCACAGCGTCTAAAAGGGGCTCTAGCACCCATGATCCTTCAAATGGCCCATCTAAGTCTAGCGACCAGAATAGATTTAAAGTACGGATAAAAGTTGGTTCCGACAATGTCTTGGCAAGAAATAATGCAGCTATTTACAGTGGTTTGGGCCTTGACATTTCTTCACCTTCATCTGTGGAGGAAAGCCCTGATGGCCACGGGGGCCTCTCCCCGGAATTTAGCAATGTGCAACTTGAATCTCCCCGGACCATTCTTCAG ATCATGACATGCTTTTCAGTTCCTGGAGGGTACTTGTTATCCCCTCTTCATGGCAGTTTGTTGCAACTGACAAAGAAGGTTGTGCCTTCATTGAAGAAATGGGAAACAAGCTTGGAGATAGAAAATGCACAGGAAGCATATGAAGGGCATGTGGTTAAGAAAATGAAGTCTGATGGTAAGAAAAAGAAACCCACAGATATGAAGAGGTCAAATAACAGAAATGATGTCAGTGCATTTATGAAAAATGAGATCGATGTAGAAACACTTGCTGGCCAGAAGATTGCATCAGAAGCTCTCAGCATACCGTCTAGTCCCAGAGGCATGGATGCAAACAGCAATTATCAATTTGAAGAAGAAGCAACAGGAAAATCTTTGGAAAGAAACAAAGATGATCGATTGAAAGAATGGGCTGCAAACAGCAACAGCAAGACAATCAAAGCTGAAACTGTCAAAGAGGCTACTACCGACTGTTTAGCAAGTGGTGGTTTTGGCAGCTCAGAATTGGAACTTTCAGCAGCAAAGAAGGAGCTGAAACCTGTGACAGAAAAGACAGCATTGACTTCAGAAGAGATGAATACAACCAGTGACACAGATTTTCTGTTGGATAGGAAACATGAAAGAAAAATAAAGCCTGAGAGTAAAAGCAATCCTTCTGTCGTTAACTTTGAAGAAAACGCAGTTATAGATGAAAAAGCTCCTGCTGTTTGCAGAAGCATGGAGAAGGTTACTAGCAAAGAGGCTTCACTTTATGATACAAATGTGAAAAATAACACCAAGAGTGAGGCCAAAAGAATAcacagggaacaaaagaagaatGCTCCAACATCTTCTGATCTTCTGGATGTTGACAAGGGTGCTCGTTCTTCTGCTGGAGTTAAAGAGAGGAAAAACGATTCTCACTCCAAATCTAGCCACTCCGGGAAGAAACCCAAAGCACAACCACATAGAGATGTCAGGGACAGTTTGGCAGATGGATCCCATGGATCCGAAGAGCAGGATATATTGGAGAATGGAGTTGGATTGGGAGAGTTGCAGCCAAAGGAAAAATATTGGATCAAAAGGGATTCTGACATGCTTGGGGCATCAAAGAGGGAGATTTCATCTAGTGCAAAGCATGACAGACATACAGCTTCTGAGGAGCAGAAGATGCATGTACCTCCATCTTCTGTATCAACTGCAAATGCAGCTCCTGCACTTCAAGCACCTGTCGTGATAGAGGAACATTGGGTACAATGTGACATATGTCAGAAATGGCGTCTCCTACCATATGAGTCGGATCCTGATACTCTTCCAAAGGAATGGAAATGTAGCATGCAACTGTGGCT ACCTGGGATGAATAGGTGCGATGTTGGTGAGGAGGAGACTACAAATGCTCTGAATGCACTATATGTCATTCCACCCCCTGCCAATGGTATTCCTTCAGTTGGTCATCCTCATGCTGCTTCTTCTGGACCGGCAACAGCCAACACGTTCAGTATAAATGGACATGCTGAGCAGAGTAGGAAAAGGAAGAGTTTTCCAGGTGATGGAAGTGCTTTGGTTGACAGTTCTCACCCAACACAAGCTTCAGCTTATTCAACGATCACCCAACCCCCTCCTAGAGTTAGAAGTACTGCTGATACTAACCACTATCCTTCTGAGAGAGATTCTGTGAGCAAATCAGTTGACGTTTCCACTGAAAAGAAGAAGTCCAAGAGCAAGAATCGTGGCAGCTATTCTGATGGAG GAGATCTTGTGGAAAGATCCAAGAAGCATTCAAAAGGAAAAGGCAAGAGAGAGATGGATTATGGTGAATACAAAGCTTCTAAGAAAATTAAAAAGGAGGAGCGGCATCGTTCTAGCAGAGACCGGAACCCTGAATGTGATTTAGCTAGTGGAGACGTTTCTGATGAGGCCAAGGCTTTTCTTGCAAAGGCAAAGAGTTTGGGTGAGAAGGGTGATATTTCTTCATTGAAGCAAAAAAGTGTTGCGAGGTCTGATCGTTTGGAGAAGTCCAAGAGAGACAAGGATGATGATATAGCTCTTCCTGAAGATAGGAACAAGGAACAATACCAAACCTCAGATGTACAGAGATCAGACGTTTCTAGCAAGAAGAGGATAGTGAAGGAATGGGAGGAGAGTCAGCATAGTTCAATAGCTCAGGTGAGCAGAGGAACCACAGTGAATCACAGCTCTGCTGCCAAGGAAACCCATAAGGATCAAAACTTAAAGGAAACAAAGTCCAAGCCGATAAAGTCTGAAGAACTGTATTCCATGACGGATTCTAAATTAGGAAAAGGTCTGCACTCTAATCAGATTTCTTATTATGGTGGTCATGTAAACAATGAACTCGTGGAGGATAGCACACACTTTGCTGGTAAAAGAGGTCCATCCGAAGTATTAGATAAGCGATCTTCTGAACATGCTTTGGACTTAGCTGGAGCCGCTTCTAGTGATGTTCCGACCACAGCAATAGCTTCAAGTTCTTCAAAAGCTTCAGGCtctcagaaaaagaaaaataactcCCAAGTTGCAAAGACTTCACCGATTGAATCAGTTTCCTCATCACCACCGAGGAACTCTAACATTGATAAGTTCTCCCAGAACAGAATAGTGGAGAAAGATGGGCCTATGAATGCTAACCCAGGCACCATGCTGAGCTCAGTAAAGTATCTAAATACTGAAGTTGATATAGTAGACAATGTTCGGCAGGCTAAGAAGTCCAAGGAGAGTTTGCTTGCAAGTGAACCTGTCTTACATGGCTCTTCACAAGGAAATTCTGACAAAGATGATGAATTAGTTCAGTTAACTCAAGGCCATGCATCCGAAAGGTTTTCATTGAGAAAGGGTTTGGATGATGATCAGCAGCATGCATCTGGGAGAAAGGACTCCACTGTGAATGGCTCCAGCACAGCGAGGGGTTATAACCACCTGCATTCTGGTGATAAAAATAACTTGCGCACTGATGGCTCTTTAGTGCAACCTAGGACTGCAGCTTCGGGCTCGAAAGGAGATTTGATTGCAAGTGAAAGTAAGAAAACTGCAGCTCCTATTCAAGATAGAAATGGATTAACTCATTGTGCTCTGGATGGAAATCCTAAACCAGAGGTGCCATCTGGAAAAGATAAATCTTATCCCAAGAGTAACAAGCAAGATATGGAGAAGCCCAAAGCCCAAATCGCTCCTTCACCTCTGAAAGAAACTCACTCCACTCCAGTAAAATCTAATGCGTCAAAATTGACACCACAGTCAAGGCGAAGCAGTGATGAAAATGGAGGGCAACAGCGTGTTGCCAAACAGGGAACTTCAAATCCTACGGATGGGAAAGATGGTAATTCAACTGCATATGCTCTCAAAGAAGCTCGAGATTTAAAGCACAAGGCTAACCGTTTGAAG AAAGAAGGAAAAGAACTTGAAAGCACAAGGCTCTATTTTGAGGCAGCCTTAAAATTTCTGCATGTAGCATCACTTCTGGAACCTCCTGGTATTGATGGTCTGAAACAAGGCGATGCAGCTCAGAGCATGTATTCTGATACTGCGAAACTCTGCAA CTTTGTTGGTCATGAATATGAAAGGTGCAAGAAGATGGCCGCTGCTGCTTTAGCATATAAATGTGTTGAAGTAGCTTATCTCAAGGCTGCATACTACAAATACCCTATTGCAAGTAAGGACCGGCAGGTGTTGCAGGCAGTTGTACAGACTACACCAG GCGAATCACCATCATCTTCAGCATCAGACATTGATAACTTAAATAACAATGGATTATCTAAGATGGCCCCTTCAAACAAGGATGCTAATTCACCCCAAGTTGCTGGGAACCATTTATTACTGGCCGTTCGCAATCAACCACACCTGACAAGGTTACTAGCTTAT ACAAATGATGTCAATTCTGCCTTTGAGGCAACTCGGAAATCACAGATGGCAATTGCTTCTGCTGCTGGCAACCATGAAAAGGGAGTGGATGGTCTTTCTTCAGTAAAAACAGTTCTGGATTTTAACTTCAGAAGTGTGAATGATCTACTCAGACTTGTGCGGATTTCAATGGAGTCTATCAGCTGCTGA
- the LOC109778242 gene encoding pentatricopeptide repeat-containing protein At4g32430, mitochondrial codes for MPLRRLQAPRHARPAATLSSAAAHHLFDGIPRPSRSPSLRAGHPVPDLVSSPAAFSAAVASSGRATLPALHALAVASGLDAFSFVSNSLAARYAKTGAFPSAARVFGTARARDVSSYNTMLSAFPDPAEALAFASWMLRSGDVRPDAVTFTVALSLAAGRGKVGLGIVRQLHALASRAGLAADVFVGNALVTAYSRGGLLGAARRAFEEMPAKDLVSWNAMICGLAQDGGCPAEVVRLFLRMLRDDAVRPDRISVCSVIPACGGEGKLELGRQVHGLGVKLGVDGHVTIGNVLVAMYYKCGAPACGRKFLQSMGERDVISWTTIISMDEDEESIALYNGMRRDGVSPNEVTFVALISALPAGCPARDGQMVHAVCLKTGLSDKAAASNSLITMYAKLRRMDDARTVFDLMPRRETIAWNALISGYAQNERCSDTLEAFSWMVRCLRPDETTFASVISAVTGVETVSMAYGEAYHCQALKLGLGGSEYVSGTLIDMYAKRGSLEESRKAFYGTAHRSLIAWTAMIAANAKHGSYDAVMGLFDDMMCSGVAPDGVVLLSVLTACRYKGEVGTGKAIFDSMAAEHRVEPWPEHYACVVDMLGRAGRLEEAEELMMQMPSGPSISALQSLLGACRIHGNADMAERVADVLTESEPAESGAYVLLSNIYAEKGDWGGVAKVRRQMRERGVRKEIGFSWVDFGAGTGTGESTHLHKFSSDDTTHPRTEEIYRVAEWLGWEMKLLKDHLRMETESVS; via the coding sequence CCACGCGCTCGCCGTCGCCTCCGGCCTCGACGCCTTCTCCTTCGTGTCCAACTCCCTCGCCGCCCGCTACGCCAAGACCGGCGCCTTCCCCTCGGCGGCCCGGGTGTTCGGCACCGCCCGGGCGAGGGACGTCAGCTCCTACAACACCATGCTCTCCGCGTTCCCGGACCCGGCCGAGGCGCTCGCGTTCGCGTCCTGGATGCTCCGGTCGGGCGACGTGCGGCCCGACGCAGTCACGTTCACCGTCGCGCTGTCGCTCGCCGCCGGCCGCGGGAAGGTCGGCCTTGGGATAGTTCGGCAGCTCCACGCGCTGGCGTCGCGGGCCGGGCTCGCCGCCGACGTGTTCGTCGGCAACGCGCTCGTCACGGCCTACTCACGGGGAGGGCTCCTCGGTGCGGCCAGGAGGGCTTTCGAGGAGATGCCGGCGAAGGACCTGGTCTCCTGGAACGCGATGATCTGCGGGCTCGCGCAGGACGGCGGCTGCCCGGCGGAGGTGGTCCGGCTGTTCCTCCGGATGCTCAGGGACGACGCCGTCCGGCCCGACCGGATATCCGTGTGCAGCGTGATCCCGGCGTGCGGCGGCGAGGGGAAGCTCGAGCTTGGCCGGCAAGTCCACGGCCTCGGGGTGAAGCTGGGCGTCGACGGCCACGTCACCATCGGCAACGTGCTCGTCGCCATGTACTACAAGTGCGGCGCTCCAGCCTGCGGCCGGAAGTTCTTGCAGTCCATGGGCGAGCGAGACGTCATCTCTTGGACCACAATCATTTCAATGGACGAGGACGAGGAGTCCATCGCTCTGTACAATGGCATGCGGCGAGACGGCGTGTCGCCGAATGAGGTCACCTTCGTGGCGCTCATATCGGCGCTGCCGGCAGGGTGCCCGGCGAGGGACGGGCAGATGGTCCACGCGGTGTGCCTCAAGACCGGCCTCTCCGACAAGGCCGCCGCGTCCAACAGCCTCATCACCATGTACGCGAAGCTGCGGCGCATGGACGACGCGCGGACGGTGTTCGACCTCATGCCTCGCCGGGAGACCATCGCTTGGAATGCGCTGATCTCAGGCTACGCGCAGAACGAGCGGTGCAGCGACACTCTGGAGGCCTTCTCGTGGATGGTCAGGTGCTTGAGACCCGACGAGACCACGTTCGCAAGCGTCATCAGCGCAGTCACCGGCGTCGAGACGGTCTCCATGGCCTACGGCGAGGCGTACCACTGCCAGGCCCTGAAGCTCGGGCTCGGCGGCAGCGAGTACGTCTCCGGCACCCTCATCGACATGTACGCGAAGCGCGGCAGCCTGGAGGAGTCCCGGAAGGCGTTCTACGGGACGGCGCACCGCAGCCTCATCGCCTGGACGGCGATGATCGCCGCGAACGCCAAGCACGGGAGCTACGACGCCGTCATGGGCCTCTTCGACGACATGATGTGCTCCGGTGTGGCCCCCGACGGCGTCGTGCTCCTCTCGGTCCTCACGGCCTGCCGCTACAAAGGGGAGGTCGGCACCGGCAAGGCGATCTTCGACTCGATGGCCGCCGAGCACCGCGTCGAGCCCTGGCCGGAGCACTACGCGTGCGTCGTCGACATGCTAGGCCGAGCGGGGAGGCTGGAGGAGGCCGAGGAGCTCATGATGCAGATGCCATCCGGGCCGAGCATCTCGGCTCTGCAGAGCTTGCTGGGAGCCTGCCGGATCCATGGCAACGCTGACATGGCCGAGAGGGTCGCTGACGTGCTGACAGAGTCGGAGCCGGCGGAATCCGGCGCCTACGTGCTGCTGTCCAACATCTACGCCGAGAAGGGGGACTGGGGAGGCGTGGCGAAGGTGAGAAGGCAGATGAGGGAGAGGGGCGTGAGGAAGGAGATCGGGTTCAGCTGGGTGGACTTCGGCGCCGGCACCGGCACCGGCGAGTCCACGCATCTGCACAAGTTCTCGTCCGACGACACGACGCATCCGCGGACGGAAGAGATATACAGGGTGGCCGAGTGGTTAGGCTGGGAGATGAAACTTTTGAAGGACCATCTGCGCATGGAAACAGAAAGCGTTTCTTGA